In Vreelandella piezotolerans, one genomic interval encodes:
- the vasI gene encoding type VI secretion system-associated protein VasI, whose translation MNTMLLKHWWLLAGLLLISVLIPPRLHAEPETDLLRQARDCGEEPSRLERLHCYDAVFQVGEGTSNSVDMPELWYDIEQQEAAREEENVGLIVQVSGNDVLMSAPALGTTPPRPVLVMACEKLITRFQLHLPSPLTDARVDLRLSGEGGSVQQQWRVRDGGQVLSGGRGLPAIETLQQLLSANELTLRSDVGALDGLRFNVTGLRESIQPLRNACRW comes from the coding sequence ATGAACACGATGCTGCTTAAACATTGGTGGCTGTTGGCTGGCCTGCTTTTGATCAGTGTGTTGATCCCCCCTCGTCTCCATGCAGAGCCCGAGACAGATTTGCTCCGTCAAGCCCGCGACTGCGGCGAAGAGCCCTCCCGGCTGGAACGCTTGCACTGCTACGACGCGGTGTTCCAAGTCGGAGAGGGCACGTCGAACAGCGTCGACATGCCCGAACTGTGGTACGACATCGAGCAGCAAGAAGCGGCGCGTGAAGAAGAGAATGTCGGTCTCATCGTCCAAGTCTCGGGCAATGACGTGTTGATGAGCGCGCCTGCCTTGGGAACGACGCCACCTCGCCCGGTTTTGGTCATGGCCTGCGAAAAACTCATTACTCGCTTTCAACTGCACCTCCCCAGCCCTTTGACTGATGCCCGGGTAGACCTTCGACTCTCAGGGGAGGGCGGTTCCGTGCAACAGCAGTGGCGCGTGCGCGATGGCGGACAAGTGCTGAGTGGCGGCCGGGGGCTTCCCGCCATCGAAACGCTTCAGCAACTGCTGAGCGCCAATGAGCTGACCCTGCGCAGCGATGTGGGCGCTCTAGACGGTTTGCGGTTCAACGTGACGGGGCTGCGAGAATCTATTCAACCACTGCGCAATGCGTGCCGCTGGTAA